The following are encoded together in the Oncorhynchus clarkii lewisi isolate Uvic-CL-2024 chromosome 25, UVic_Ocla_1.0, whole genome shotgun sequence genome:
- the LOC139383380 gene encoding RNA polymerase-associated protein RTF1 homolog produces the protein MVNVKKRKGRVVIDSDSEDSASDDNLDQELLSLATKRKRVDSDDQQDDQQDDQPVSKPAASSDSETSDSDDEWTAGGPKVKKKVKPGKPTATEKKKEAAKKRAHKAASSGSSGGDSSADSSAPEEGEVSDSESNSSASSSDSSSEDDVFRDGYGEDLMGDEEDRARLEQMTEKEREQELFNRIEKREVLKRRFEIKKKLKTAKKKEKEEKKKNHEEEQKKKRERSSSGHHEDRTHQDQQVVMSHNKERRTKRDEKLDKKSQAMEELKAEREKKKTRTAELLAKRQPLKTSEVYSDDEEEEEEEEDDKSSVKSDRSSHSSSYSEDEEKEETPPKSQPVSLPDELNRVRLSRHKLERWCHMPFFQKTVSGCFVRIGIGNSSTKPVYRVAEIVDVVETAKVYQLGTTRTNKGLQLRHGGDTRVFRLEFVSNQEFTENEFMKWKEAMIIASMQVPTLDEINKKEQAIKEACNYKFNDKDIEDIVKEKDRFRKAPSNYAMKKTSLLKDKAMAEESGEGDRAKEIQDQLNELEERAEHLDRQRTKNISAISYINQRNRSWNIVESEKALVAEGQNAKMQMDPFTRRQCKPTMVSNARDPSVHAAILQHLNEKYGEGSGKEMDLEFEMGRGAGQAALKVIDPTKNTSDLSEDLFKVHDFDVKIDLQVPNAEAKSLSVSANTLAVKDGAPRRSLNLEDYKKRRGLI, from the exons ATGGTGAATGTAAAGAAACGGAAAGGTCGAGTCGTTATCGACTCTGACTCTGAAGACAGCGCTAGTGATGATAATTTAGATCAG GAGCTCCTGTCTCTGGCCACCAAGAGGAAGAGGGTGGACTCCGATGACCAGCAGGACGACCAGCAGGATGACCAGCCAGTCAGCAAGCCTGCAGCCTCATCGGACTCCGAGACATCAGACAGTGATGATGAA TGGACCGCCGGTGGTCCTAAAGTCAAGAAGAAGGTCAAGCCAGGGAAACCGACGGCAACCGAGAAGAAGAAAGAGGCAGCGAAGAAGAGAGCACATAAAGCTGCGTCGTCCGGGAGTTCTGGGGGAGACAGTTCAGCTGACAGCTCCGCCCCTGAGGAGG GTGAGGTGTCTGACTCAGAGAGCAACAGCTCTGCCTCCAGCTCAGACTCCTCGTCGGAGGACGATGTCTTCAGGGACGGCTACGGAGAGGACCTGATGGGAGACGAGGAGGACAGGGCTCGGCTGGAGCAGAtgacggagaaggagagggagcagGAGCTCTTCAAcaggatagagaagagagaggtgctCAAGAGGAG ATTTGAAATAAAAAAGAAGCTGAAAACAGCAaagaagaaggagaaagaggagaagaaaaagAACCACGAGGAagaacagaagaagaagagggagagatcgTCCAGTGGTCATCATGAAGACAGAACTCATCAGGACCAGCAAGTG GTTATGTCTcacaacaaggagaggagaactaAACGGGATGAGAAGCTGGATAAAAAGTCTCAGGCCATGGAGGAACTGAaagcggagagagagaaaaagaaaacaaGGACAG CGGAGCTCCTGGCGAAACGGCAGCCCCTGAAAACCAGCGAGGTTTACTCGgacgatgaggaggaggaggaagaggaggaggacgacaaATCATCCGTAAAGAGCGATCGTAGTTCACACTCTTCATCTTATTCCGAAGACGAAGA GAAAGAGGAGACGCCACCAAAGTCACAACCCGTGTCACTACCAGACGAACTGAATCGTGTCCGTCTGTCCCGACACAAACTGGAGCGTTGGTGTCACATGCCGTTCTTCCAGAAGACCGTCAGCGGCTGCTTCGTACGGATCGGCATCGGGAACAGTAGTACCAAACCAGTTTACAGG GTGGCTGAAATAGTTGACGTGGTAGAGACGGCTAAAGTGTACCAGTTGGGAACCACCCGGACGAACAAAGGACTACAGTTACG GCATGGTGGTGACACCCGAGTCTTCAGACTGGAGTTTGTGTCCAATCAGGAGTTCACAGAAAACGAGTTCATGAAGTGGAAAGAGGCG ATGATCATAGCCAGTATGCAGGTTCCCACTCTAGATGAGATCAATAAGAAGGAACAGGCCATCAAAGAGGCTTGTAACTACAAATTCAACGACAAAGACATCGAGGAC ATTGTAAAAGAGAAAGATAGGTTCCGAAAGGCCCCTTCCAACTACGCCATGAAGAAAACATCACTACTCAAAGATAAG GCCATGGCAGaggagagtggagaaggagaCCGAGCCAAAGAGATCCAGGACCAGCTGAATGAGTTGGAGGAGAGGGCCGAGCATCTGGACAGACAGAGGACCAAAAACATCTCTGCCATCAG CTACATCAACCAGAGGAATCGTAGCTGGAACATCGTGGAGTCTGAGAAAGCCCTAGTG GCTGAGGGTCAGAATGCCAAGATGCAGATGGACCCGTTTACTAGACGGCAGTGCAAACCGACCATGGTGTCTAAC GCCAGAGACCCTTCAGTCCATGCAGCTATCCTCCAACACCTCAATGAGAAGTACGGAGAAGGGTCAGGCAAAGAGATGGACTTGGAGTTTGAGATGGGCAGGGGAGCAGGACAGGCTGCTCTGAAAGTCATCGACCCAACTAAGAACACCAGCGACCTATCAGAGGACCTCTTTAAAGTTCACGACTTTGACGTCAAGATAGACCTACAGGTTCCCAACGCAG AAGCCAAGTCTCTGTCAGTGAGCGCCAACACCCTGGCAGTGAAGGACGGTGCTCCACGTAGGTCTCTCAACCTGGAGGACTACAAGAAGAGGAGGGGCTTGATCTAA